In Lotus japonicus ecotype B-129 chromosome 5, LjGifu_v1.2, one genomic interval encodes:
- the LOC130718732 gene encoding gibberellin-regulated protein 1-like, with translation MAISKTLFAPILISLILLHLVESNARMDNTMVESPSPSPSSSIMDCGSACDERCKLSSRPNLCKRACGTCCERCNCVPSGTYGHYEECACYANMTTHGGRRKCP, from the exons ATGGCCATCTCCAAGACTCTGTTCGCTCCAATCCTCATTTCTCTCATCCTTTTGCACCTTGTTGAATCAAATGCCAGG ATGGACAACACCATGGTGGAGAGCCCAAGTCCAAGTCCTTCCTCATCAATCATGG ATTGTGGCAGCGCTTGTGATGAGAGGTGCAAGTTATCTTCAAGGCCAAATCTATGTAAGAGAGCGTGTGGGACTTGCTGTGAGCGGTGCAATTGCGTGCCTTCGGGGACTTACGGTCACTATGAAGAGTGTGCTTGTTATGCCAACATGACCACCCACGGTGGTAGGCGCAAGTGCCCTTAA
- the LOC130721072 gene encoding snakin-2-like: MALSKLLVASLLASLLLLHLVDAVDQQGYAQTLGSLKQIDCKGACSARCRLSSRPNLCKRACGTCCKRCNCVPPGTSGNHDVCPCYASLTTHGGKPKCP, translated from the exons ATGGCTCTCTCTAAGCTTCTAGTTGCATCCCTTCTCGCAtcacttctcctcctccatcttgTTGATGCTGTTGATCAACAg GGATACGCACAGACGCTGGGTTCTCTGAAGCAAATAG ATTGTAAAGGAGCATGTAGTGCTCGGTGTCGTTTATCATCTCGTCCAAACCTCTGCAAGAGAGCCTGTGGAACTTGTTGTAAACGGTGCAACTGCGTGCCACCTGGCACTTCTGGAAACCATGATGTGTGTCCCTGCTATGCCAGCTTGACCACCCACGGTGGCAAACCCAAGTGCCCATAG